Proteins encoded in a region of the Streptomyces sp. NBC_01298 genome:
- a CDS encoding M20 metallopeptidase family protein → MTHGVHEELDKLCDEGIEQVIGWRRHLHRNPELPNREAATARLVARELTGFGLDEVRTGIAGHGVVGVLRGGRPGDRVAALRADMDALPVPDRCGADFAATGAASHACGHDCHTAMLLGAARALADVRVRERLPGTVLFVFQPAEEGPPVDEEGGARLMVAEGAFADPVPTMAFGMHVTPHPKGWVGYKSGPMYGASCLVRVAVTGKQAHASSPWHGVDPMPAVGALLTGIGQLYRQVSAFSPVTVSIGHIEDVGRFNVIGETVTLWGTIRCAEERDMPEVKRRLTALAEHTAEAYGASATVELLQDVPAVHNDAAWVEDALPTLRRVAGADRVVEVGGTLGYDDVSELITRFGGLYVMLGVQDTALDPASGEPAPVPGGRGLVGNHHPGFYADDDTLITGVRLHAHAAYDHLAGSLVTRLLTR, encoded by the coding sequence ATGACCCATGGTGTGCACGAGGAGCTGGACAAGCTCTGTGACGAGGGCATCGAGCAGGTGATCGGCTGGCGCCGTCATCTGCACCGCAATCCCGAGCTGCCCAACCGCGAGGCCGCCACCGCGCGGCTCGTGGCACGGGAGCTCACCGGGTTCGGACTGGACGAGGTGCGGACCGGCATCGCGGGGCACGGGGTGGTCGGTGTGCTGCGCGGGGGCCGGCCCGGGGACCGGGTGGCGGCGCTGCGGGCCGACATGGACGCCCTGCCCGTTCCCGACCGCTGCGGAGCGGACTTCGCCGCCACCGGCGCCGCCTCGCACGCCTGCGGCCACGACTGCCACACCGCGATGCTCCTCGGAGCGGCGCGAGCGCTGGCCGACGTACGGGTACGAGAACGGCTGCCCGGAACCGTGCTGTTCGTGTTCCAGCCCGCCGAGGAGGGCCCGCCGGTCGACGAGGAGGGCGGGGCGCGCCTGATGGTGGCCGAGGGGGCCTTCGCGGACCCCGTCCCCACGATGGCCTTCGGCATGCACGTCACCCCGCACCCCAAGGGCTGGGTGGGCTACAAGTCCGGCCCGATGTACGGGGCCTCCTGCCTGGTCCGCGTCGCCGTCACCGGCAAGCAGGCGCACGCCTCCTCCCCCTGGCACGGCGTCGACCCGATGCCCGCCGTCGGGGCGCTGCTCACCGGGATCGGCCAGCTCTACCGGCAGGTGTCGGCGTTCTCGCCGGTCACGGTCTCCATCGGGCACATCGAGGACGTCGGCCGGTTCAACGTCATCGGGGAGACCGTCACCCTGTGGGGCACGATCCGCTGCGCCGAGGAGCGGGACATGCCCGAGGTCAAACGCCGGCTGACGGCGCTGGCCGAGCACACCGCCGAGGCCTACGGGGCCTCCGCGACCGTCGAACTGCTCCAGGACGTGCCCGCCGTGCACAACGACGCGGCGTGGGTCGAGGACGCGCTGCCCACCCTGCGCCGGGTCGCGGGCGCGGACCGGGTGGTGGAGGTCGGCGGCACGCTGGGCTACGACGACGTCTCCGAACTCATCACCCGCTTCGGCGGGCTGTACGTGATGCTCGGCGTCCAGGACACCGCCCTGGACCCGGCGAGCGGCGAACCGGCGCCCGTCCCCGGCGGCCGTGGCCTGGTGGGCAACCACCACCCCGGTTTCTACGCCGACGACGACACCCTGATCACGGGCGTACGGCTGCACGCGCACGCCGCGTACGACCACCTGGCGGGGTCCCTCGTCACGCGCCTCCTCACGCGCTGA
- a CDS encoding glycosyl hydrolase family 18 protein, with translation MHIRKSLIAAAATAALAGGTLAAFAGLTTASAAEAGTTATAGNVKIAYYDQWSVYGNAFYPKHLDTRGIASKLDVINYSFGNIHPTNLTCFEANKAAGDDNNASAGDGAGDSYADYQKSFSAADSVSGVADKWDQPIVGVFNQFKQLKVKYPNLKINISLGGWTYSKYFSDAAKTDASRKKLVTSCIDQYIKGNLPVEGGYGGAGSAAGIFDGIDIDWEYPGSSGGHLGNHYAPEDKQNFTLLLKEFRSQLDAYGAANGGKKYLLTSALPAGQDKIKYIETDKIGAYLDYANIMTYDMHGAWDSDGPTYHQSPLLPSSSDPTDVIAPGTEKYSVKNAIDSWIDGNAAYGITGGFPANKLVLGYEFYYRGWKGVQPGTTNGLAQPATLASAARPTSQQAGIALYKELGGIVDNPATTFWDDQAKASYFYKDGEFFTGLNQKSIQARVDYGKQRGLAGAMMYSLLGLDANATLLNQISDSLGGTTQPPTTPPTTPPTTPPTTPPTTPPTTPPTTPPAGCTAPAYVAGNVYTGGTEVSYNGRKYKAQWWTQNEVPGTTGEWGVWKDLGAC, from the coding sequence ATGCACATCCGTAAATCCCTCATCGCGGCCGCCGCCACGGCCGCGCTGGCCGGCGGCACGCTGGCCGCCTTCGCGGGACTCACCACCGCCTCGGCCGCCGAGGCCGGGACCACCGCGACGGCCGGCAACGTCAAGATCGCTTACTACGACCAGTGGTCCGTGTACGGGAACGCGTTCTATCCCAAGCACCTCGACACCCGTGGCATAGCGAGCAAGCTGGACGTCATCAACTACTCGTTCGGCAACATCCACCCCACCAACCTCACCTGTTTCGAGGCGAACAAGGCGGCGGGCGACGACAACAACGCCAGCGCCGGTGACGGTGCGGGCGACTCGTACGCCGACTACCAGAAGTCCTTCAGCGCGGCCGACAGCGTCAGCGGCGTCGCGGACAAGTGGGACCAGCCGATCGTCGGCGTGTTCAACCAGTTCAAGCAGCTCAAGGTGAAGTACCCGAACCTGAAGATCAACATCTCGCTCGGTGGCTGGACCTACTCGAAGTACTTCAGCGACGCGGCCAAGACCGACGCTTCCCGCAAGAAGCTCGTCACCTCCTGCATCGACCAGTACATCAAGGGCAACCTGCCCGTCGAGGGCGGCTACGGCGGCGCGGGCAGCGCGGCCGGCATCTTCGACGGCATCGACATCGACTGGGAGTACCCGGGCTCGTCGGGCGGCCACCTCGGCAACCACTACGCCCCCGAGGACAAGCAGAACTTCACGCTCCTGCTCAAGGAGTTCCGCAGCCAGCTCGACGCCTACGGCGCGGCCAACGGCGGCAAGAAGTACCTGCTGACCTCGGCCCTCCCGGCCGGCCAGGACAAGATCAAGTACATCGAGACGGACAAGATCGGCGCGTACCTCGACTACGCGAACATCATGACGTACGACATGCACGGCGCCTGGGACTCGGACGGTCCGACGTACCACCAGTCCCCGCTGCTGCCCTCGTCGTCCGACCCGACCGACGTGATCGCCCCGGGCACCGAGAAGTACAGCGTCAAGAACGCCATCGACTCCTGGATCGACGGCAACGCCGCCTACGGCATCACCGGCGGCTTCCCGGCCAACAAGCTGGTCCTGGGCTACGAGTTCTACTACCGCGGCTGGAAGGGCGTGCAGCCCGGTACCACCAACGGTCTCGCCCAGCCCGCCACCCTGGCCTCCGCCGCCCGTCCGACCAGCCAGCAGGCCGGCATCGCGCTCTACAAGGAGCTCGGCGGCATCGTCGACAACCCGGCGACCACCTTCTGGGACGACCAGGCCAAGGCCTCGTACTTCTACAAGGACGGCGAGTTCTTCACCGGCCTCAACCAGAAGTCCATCCAGGCCCGTGTCGACTACGGCAAGCAGCGCGGCCTGGCCGGCGCGATGATGTACTCCCTGCTCGGCCTGGACGCCAACGCGACCCTGCTGAACCAGATCTCGGACTCCCTCGGCGGCACCACCCAGCCGCCGACCACCCCGCCGACCACGCCTCCGACCACCCCGCCCACGACGCCGCCGACCACCCCGCCGACCACGCCTCCGACGACGCCGCCCGCGGGCTGCACCGCTCCGGCCTACGTCGCGGGCAACGTCTACACCGGTGGCACCGAGGTGTCGTACAACGGCCGCAAGTACAAGGCCCAGTGGTGGACGCAGAACGAGGTGCCCGGCACCACCGGTGAATGGGGTGTCTGGAAGGACCTCGGCGCCTGCTGA
- a CDS encoding DUF397 domain-containing protein — MGTSQNLTSAAWRKSSYSGNTGGECVECAPLGTAAWRKASSSSTNGGECVEIAAQPCRIAVRDSKRPDGPAFTVAPEAFGAFLRSL, encoded by the coding sequence ATGGGCACCAGCCAGAACCTGACCAGCGCGGCGTGGCGTAAGTCGAGCTACAGCGGCAACACCGGCGGCGAGTGCGTCGAATGCGCCCCCCTCGGCACGGCCGCCTGGCGCAAGGCTTCGTCCAGCAGCACCAACGGCGGCGAGTGCGTGGAGATCGCCGCCCAGCCCTGCCGCATCGCCGTCCGGGACTCCAAGCGCCCCGACGGCCCCGCCTTCACCGTCGCGCCCGAGGCCTTCGGGGCCTTCCTCCGGAGTCTCTGA
- a CDS encoding helix-turn-helix domain-containing protein: MVNIRALDPSASPLDYYGNELRRLREAAGLKQQQLGDIIFCAASLIGQVETTKKIPTRDFSERLDAALGTDGHFSRLVGLVLRSVLPPWFQPFAEMEAKAAYISTYQAQLVYGLLQTPRYARAVLASGLPDDLDDLVAARLDRQRILDRDRPPMVWVVLDEAALYRPIGGREAMREQLAHLLTFRNRRWVKIQVLPFSAGEHASLIGSFSTMRFDGDPDIVYSEDLISGRMTANPDTVKEAALRYAHLQAAALSVEESAALIIRVMEERYGHQPEPDQRGVA, encoded by the coding sequence ATGGTCAACATCCGCGCTCTCGATCCCAGCGCCTCGCCGCTGGACTACTACGGCAATGAACTCCGCCGCCTGCGGGAGGCCGCCGGCCTGAAGCAGCAGCAGCTGGGCGACATCATCTTTTGCGCCGCCTCCCTGATTGGGCAGGTGGAGACGACCAAGAAGATCCCGACCCGGGACTTCTCGGAGCGGCTCGACGCCGCCCTGGGCACGGACGGGCACTTCTCCCGCTTGGTCGGGCTCGTCCTACGGAGCGTGCTGCCGCCGTGGTTCCAGCCGTTCGCGGAGATGGAGGCGAAGGCGGCTTACATCTCCACGTACCAGGCTCAGTTGGTCTACGGGCTCTTGCAGACGCCTCGCTACGCACGCGCCGTACTGGCCAGCGGGTTGCCCGATGATCTGGATGATTTGGTCGCAGCCCGCCTCGATCGTCAGCGGATACTGGACCGAGACCGTCCGCCCATGGTGTGGGTGGTGCTGGACGAAGCCGCCCTGTACCGGCCGATCGGTGGCCGGGAGGCCATGAGGGAACAGCTCGCTCATCTCTTGACCTTCCGGAACAGGCGGTGGGTCAAGATTCAGGTGTTGCCGTTCTCGGCCGGTGAACACGCCAGTCTTATCGGCTCGTTCAGCACGATGAGGTTCGATGGTGATCCGGACATCGTCTACTCGGAGGACCTCATCTCCGGGCGTATGACGGCCAACCCGGACACGGTGAAGGAAGCTGCTCTTCGTTACGCTCACCTGCAGGCCGCTGCTCTCTCCGTGGAGGAATCGGCGGCATTGATCATCCGCGTAATGGAGGAACGCTATGGGCACCAGCCAGAACCTGACCAGCGCGGCGTGGCGTAA
- a CDS encoding M6 family metalloprotease domain-containing protein, with amino-acid sequence MRTTAAALTSLTALAAMSLVAGPAVAAPGAGPCALTRTAAHHSLGLDSWNGAYPKPERTLNAVMVFLSFPDHRTALTTEELTADYFPATSEFFERASYGRFRLVAHPQKQWIQMPKPSAAYGIQRDWAPADRASYLRDAVAGADPSVDFSRYDVVYFVADPDAPGVDSDATKVVNFEQPIRADGADLRRIVTVFEKHPPDRNVLAHETGHVFDLPDLYHRPSDGKGDWDTYVGDWDVMGSQFGMAPDLFAWQKWKLGWLDASQVDCVGSGSSLHTLQPLSEAPRPGGTGGTRMAVVRTGPGSAIAVEARGSAGNDGDTCTEGVLVYRVRNEAASGGGPIEVVDAHPDTEACWDRSVYPPLADAPLEVGETFTVPGEGITVEVADRTPSGAYTVKITR; translated from the coding sequence ATGCGAACCACGGCGGCGGCGCTCACTTCCCTGACGGCGCTCGCCGCCATGTCGCTCGTCGCGGGACCCGCGGTCGCCGCTCCCGGAGCCGGACCGTGCGCGCTGACTCGTACCGCGGCCCACCACTCCCTGGGCCTGGACAGCTGGAACGGCGCCTACCCCAAGCCCGAGCGCACCCTCAACGCGGTCATGGTCTTCCTCTCCTTCCCCGACCACCGCACCGCGCTGACCACCGAGGAACTCACCGCCGACTACTTCCCGGCGACCAGCGAGTTCTTCGAGCGGGCCTCCTACGGCCGCTTCCGGCTGGTCGCGCACCCGCAGAAGCAGTGGATCCAGATGCCGAAGCCGTCCGCCGCCTACGGGATACAGCGCGACTGGGCCCCGGCGGACCGGGCCTCCTACCTGCGCGACGCGGTGGCCGGAGCGGATCCCTCGGTGGACTTCAGCCGGTACGACGTCGTCTACTTCGTCGCCGACCCGGACGCGCCCGGCGTCGACTCCGACGCCACCAAGGTCGTCAACTTCGAGCAGCCGATCCGGGCGGACGGCGCCGACCTGCGCCGCATCGTCACGGTCTTCGAGAAGCACCCGCCGGACCGCAACGTGCTGGCCCACGAGACCGGGCACGTCTTCGACCTGCCCGACCTCTACCACCGCCCCTCGGACGGCAAGGGCGACTGGGACACGTACGTCGGGGACTGGGACGTCATGGGCAGCCAGTTCGGCATGGCCCCCGACCTCTTCGCCTGGCAGAAGTGGAAGCTCGGCTGGCTGGACGCCTCCCAGGTGGACTGCGTGGGATCCGGCTCCTCCCTGCACACCCTCCAGCCGCTGTCCGAGGCCCCGCGCCCGGGCGGTACGGGCGGCACGCGGATGGCGGTGGTCCGTACGGGTCCCGGCAGCGCGATCGCCGTCGAGGCACGGGGCTCCGCCGGCAACGACGGGGACACCTGCACCGAGGGGGTCCTCGTCTACCGGGTCCGCAACGAGGCGGCTTCTGGCGGCGGGCCCATCGAGGTCGTGGACGCGCATCCCGACACCGAGGCCTGCTGGGACCGGTCGGTGTACCCGCCGCTGGCGGACGCCCCGCTGGAGGTGGGAGAGACCTTCACCGTCCCGGGTGAGGGGATCACCGTCGAGGTGGCGGACCGCACGCCGTCGGGCGCGTACACGGTGAAGATCACGCGGTAG
- a CDS encoding putative bifunctional diguanylate cyclase/phosphodiesterase, with amino-acid sequence MTQRHPATPAATATPDRDDHRADQQPGHQPDHRADYRAAFNAAHLPMAVVDRTGHIAGANQALAALLGSEPHVLAGQSAAELVDLASEARTWHAYKEVLRGRQARLRCTRRLKHPDGHSLWTEITLGPVPGTGDVLLSVADISDRRDLQARLRHLQMHDPVTRLANRALFFERLSAALEASSYGQSGTGRIGLCYLDLDGFKAVNDTLGHRVGDRLLTAVAQRLTQCADQSGYGRTGGHLVARLGGDEFALLVEESTGTEQLVDLARSVLAAVQEPFDLAGQRLSVSASIGVVERAAAGTSATGLMQAADTTLYWAKADGKARWTLFDPERNAHRMTRQALASTLRPAVERGEFTVEYQPLVDLESGAVRGVEALVRWNHPQFGMLTPNRFIGIAEEDGSIVQLGRWVLQTACRQARRWQIEQPSDSPVFVSVNVAVRQVWDSDLVGDVAEILAETGLAPQLLQLELTESAVMGSAGRPLQALQALSDMGVRIAIDDFGTGYSNLAYLSRLPVSVLKLDGSFVRGFRYEEGSHPNPADETIVEALVQLAHRLGLTVTAECVETADQAARLRHIGCDTGQGWLYSRAVPPEAIAAIISRQAATGPAHPEGPAPHPEV; translated from the coding sequence ATGACGCAGCGTCACCCGGCGACGCCGGCGGCGACGGCAACTCCGGACCGCGACGACCACCGGGCCGACCAGCAGCCCGGCCACCAGCCCGACCACCGGGCCGACTATCGGGCCGCCTTCAACGCGGCCCACCTCCCCATGGCCGTCGTCGACCGCACCGGCCACATCGCCGGAGCCAACCAGGCCCTCGCCGCGCTCCTCGGCTCCGAGCCGCACGTCCTCGCCGGACAGTCCGCCGCCGAGCTGGTGGACCTGGCCTCCGAGGCCCGGACCTGGCACGCCTACAAGGAGGTGCTGCGCGGCCGGCAGGCCCGGCTCCGCTGCACCCGGCGCCTCAAGCACCCCGACGGCCACTCCCTGTGGACCGAGATCACCCTCGGCCCCGTCCCCGGCACGGGCGACGTGCTGCTGTCCGTCGCCGACATCAGCGACCGGCGCGACCTCCAGGCCCGGCTGCGCCACCTCCAGATGCACGATCCGGTGACCCGGCTCGCCAACCGGGCGCTGTTCTTCGAGCGGCTCTCCGCCGCCCTGGAGGCCTCCTCGTACGGGCAGAGCGGCACGGGCCGGATCGGGCTCTGCTACCTGGACCTCGACGGGTTCAAGGCCGTCAACGACACCCTCGGCCACCGGGTCGGCGACCGGCTGCTGACCGCCGTCGCCCAGCGGCTCACCCAGTGCGCCGACCAGTCCGGCTACGGGCGCACCGGCGGTCACCTGGTGGCCCGGCTCGGCGGCGACGAGTTCGCCCTGCTGGTCGAGGAGTCCACCGGCACCGAACAGCTCGTGGACCTGGCGCGGAGCGTCCTGGCCGCCGTACAGGAGCCCTTCGACCTGGCCGGTCAGCGGCTGTCGGTCTCCGCGTCCATCGGCGTGGTGGAGCGGGCGGCCGCCGGGACCTCGGCGACCGGCCTGATGCAGGCCGCGGACACGACCCTCTACTGGGCCAAGGCGGACGGCAAGGCCCGCTGGACCCTCTTCGACCCGGAGCGCAACGCGCACCGGATGACCCGGCAGGCCCTGGCCTCGACGCTGCGGCCGGCCGTGGAGCGCGGCGAGTTCACCGTGGAGTACCAGCCGCTGGTGGACCTCGAGAGCGGGGCGGTGCGCGGGGTGGAAGCCCTGGTGCGCTGGAACCATCCGCAGTTCGGCATGCTGACGCCGAATCGGTTCATCGGAATTGCCGAAGAGGACGGCTCCATCGTCCAGTTGGGCCGCTGGGTGCTCCAGACCGCCTGCCGACAGGCCCGGCGCTGGCAGATCGAGCAGCCCAGCGACTCCCCCGTCTTCGTCTCCGTCAACGTGGCCGTCCGCCAGGTCTGGGACTCCGACCTCGTCGGCGACGTCGCCGAGATCCTGGCGGAGACCGGCCTGGCCCCCCAGCTCCTCCAGCTCGAACTGACGGAGTCGGCCGTCATGGGCTCGGCGGGCCGCCCGCTCCAGGCCCTCCAGGCGCTGAGCGACATGGGGGTGCGGATCGCCATCGACGACTTCGGCACCGGCTACTCGAACCTGGCCTACCTCAGCCGCCTGCCCGTCTCCGTCCTCAAACTGGACGGCTCCTTCGTCCGCGGCTTCCGCTACGAGGAGGGCTCCCACCCGAACCCGGCCGACGAGACCATCGTCGAAGCCCTGGTCCAGCTCGCGCACCGGCTGGGCCTGACGGTGACGGCCGAATGCGTGGAGACCGCCGACCAGGCGGCCCGCCTGCGGCACATCGGCTGCGACACCGGCCAGGGCTGGCTCTACTCCCGGGCGGTGCCCCCGGAAGCGATCGCAGCCATCATCAGCCGCCAGGCGGCGACGGGCCCCGCCCACCCGGAGGGGCCGGCGCCGCACCCCGAGGTGTGA
- a CDS encoding NADAR family protein — translation MIGNRVTHRTVDGIRIPGTWRPAFIRNGHHHLIDLFIYADGLIDCWGLCTVEEFEEKLRIGWVATTVPEGAAAAAPGMGEWLSVADPEVSEAVTVTETYREARKLALMAPRRKGWEQARAAFMTSLLRAKYDQHPELADILLATDDATLVYDDFDSAFWGHNAGQGRNWTGRLLKLVRSELHMRRSGIPCP, via the coding sequence ATGATCGGCAACCGAGTCACCCATCGCACCGTGGACGGCATCCGCATACCGGGCACTTGGCGGCCCGCCTTCATCCGCAACGGCCACCACCACCTGATCGACCTCTTCATCTACGCCGACGGGCTCATCGACTGCTGGGGCCTGTGCACCGTCGAGGAGTTCGAGGAGAAGCTACGGATCGGCTGGGTGGCCACCACCGTCCCCGAAGGCGCTGCCGCGGCCGCGCCCGGGATGGGAGAGTGGCTGTCCGTCGCGGATCCAGAGGTGAGCGAGGCGGTCACCGTGACGGAGACGTACCGCGAAGCGCGCAAGCTCGCGCTGATGGCACCGCGCCGTAAGGGCTGGGAGCAAGCGCGTGCCGCCTTCATGACCAGCCTGCTGCGCGCCAAGTACGACCAGCACCCCGAGCTCGCCGACATCCTGCTGGCGACGGACGACGCCACCCTGGTCTACGACGACTTCGACTCGGCCTTCTGGGGGCACAATGCCGGCCAGGGCCGCAACTGGACGGGCCGGCTCCTCAAACTGGTCCGGTCCGAGCTGCACATGCGGCGGTCCGGGATCCCCTGCCCGTAG
- a CDS encoding LLM class flavin-dependent oxidoreductase codes for MSDTGGAGDAGRRGADRPGDGSGGRPGDGPGGISGGTSGGTSGGGEIRGTALGRAPVPLSVLDLVTVGAGSTAYASLRTSVDIARLAESRGYHRHWVAEHHSMPGVASSSPAVILAHLAAHTSRIRLGSGGVMLPNHAPLAIAEQFGTLEALAPGRIDLGLGRAPGTDGQTAAALRGPGRRDEAVDEFPRQLAELIRFLDDDFPDGHPYARVHAVPGPVQGPAARPPIWLLGSSGFSARLAGGLGLPFAYAHHFSPAGTLPALDLYRQSFRPSAVLDAPYAVIGVAALAADTAAEARAQVLTGALSMLRLRSGRPGLVPTPEEAAAYPYTPLEREFVDDRLASVVHGTPDEVTQGLDALAKLTGADELMLTANAHAGEARLRSYALVADAYGMPTLGA; via the coding sequence ATGAGTGACACCGGAGGCGCGGGAGACGCTGGACGACGGGGAGCCGACCGTCCGGGCGACGGATCGGGCGGTCGGCCGGGCGACGGGCCGGGCGGCATATCGGGCGGAACATCGGGCGGAACATCGGGCGGGGGAGAGATCCGCGGGACGGCCCTGGGCCGCGCGCCGGTGCCGCTCTCGGTGCTCGACCTCGTCACCGTGGGCGCCGGCAGCACCGCGTACGCCTCCCTGCGCACCAGCGTCGACATCGCCCGGCTCGCCGAGTCCCGGGGCTACCACCGCCACTGGGTCGCCGAACACCACTCGATGCCCGGGGTCGCCAGCTCCTCCCCGGCCGTGATCCTGGCCCACCTCGCCGCCCACACCTCCCGGATCCGGCTCGGCTCCGGCGGGGTCATGCTGCCCAACCACGCCCCGCTCGCCATCGCCGAGCAGTTCGGCACCCTGGAGGCCCTGGCCCCGGGCCGGATCGACCTCGGCCTCGGCCGCGCGCCCGGCACCGACGGGCAGACGGCCGCCGCCCTGCGCGGGCCCGGGCGCCGTGACGAGGCCGTGGACGAGTTCCCCCGGCAGCTCGCGGAGCTGATCCGCTTCCTCGACGACGACTTCCCCGACGGGCACCCGTACGCCCGCGTGCACGCGGTGCCGGGCCCCGTCCAGGGCCCCGCCGCACGGCCTCCCATCTGGCTGCTCGGCTCCTCCGGCTTCAGCGCCCGCCTCGCCGGCGGACTCGGGCTGCCCTTCGCCTACGCACACCACTTCTCCCCGGCCGGAACCCTGCCCGCCCTCGACCTCTACCGGCAGTCCTTCCGCCCCTCGGCCGTCCTGGACGCCCCGTACGCCGTCATCGGAGTCGCGGCCCTCGCCGCCGACACCGCCGCGGAGGCCCGCGCGCAGGTGCTGACCGGCGCGCTGTCGATGCTCCGGCTGCGCAGCGGGCGGCCCGGGCTGGTCCCGACGCCCGAGGAGGCGGCGGCGTACCCGTACACGCCGCTGGAGCGGGAGTTCGTGGACGACCGCCTCGCGAGCGTGGTGCACGGCACCCCCGACGAGGTCACGCAGGGCCTGGACGCCCTCGCGAAGCTGACCGGCGCGGACGAACTGATGCTGACCGCCAACGCCCACGCGGGGGAGGCCCGCCTCCGCTCGTACGCCCTCGTCGCGGACGCGTACGGCATGCCGACCCTCGGCGCCTGA